One Spirochaetales bacterium DNA segment encodes these proteins:
- a CDS encoding PAS domain S-box protein — protein sequence MVIIVDSAGIIRFFYQTDSDARLQDAIGKSLRHYVCSEHWPLIQRAIDRVGKTGSVIRFELHPPEGAYEKIRYAVEAGPLMEKENIMGVVFVIKNIARTNESRVTHRKGLGFETLISTISSLFINVSYSRIDEAIVSALGDVAQFVDVSCVAVFIFEPKGKKMMTTHEWCKHPDDSILDIHRKLSFNHAFYKKLSLFETISITKPEDLNGYSKKEWKKKETFRSILIIPMEYKGNLYGAIGFCSRRGEQRDWNGELTVLLEFISAIIVNALERKKSEEATQKKTARLQGILNAAKHVSFVITDTHQDETAIREFSPGAEHIFGYKKEEVIGKPVSMLHLPEDTDELNEVIERIKNGEIGFIGESTMVRKNGEKFPAFFSSYPIVSADGEIDALLRIAIDMTKQKETERALIRAEQEKALILSSVSEHVTYQDTSLKIIWANRAACESVGLTHDKIEGRQCFEIWHGRDIPCVNCPVMKAIAAGTPAEGEMTTPDGRIWLVKGYPVKSKKGDLMGVVEVTRNITPLKLAEKKLRLTMFSIEHAAVATLWIEPDGRLGYANINASSLLGYSRDELLSLTVFDIDPTMDEQQWKYYWKKIKEKGSGRLETRHRKKDGTLLSVDVIANFLEFEGDEYVFIFVHDITGRKKAAEEKKQLEEQLIQAGKMEAIGRLAGGIAHDFNNILTGMQGYLHFIMQSLDNDNPIQKDIEEIKKAIERAAGLTGQLLAFSRKQVIAPRVLNLNHIVDEAKKMLARIIGEDIILHVKHGKSLKNIKCDAHQIDQILVNLAINARQAMANGGTICIETRNIRLDEEFCISSPEIKPGKYVLLRFADTGCGMDKETEKHIFEPFYTTREQGKGTGLGLATVYGIVKQHHGLIKVHSAKGRGTVFRIYFPATDYSIQQENEKEGFAAHDAKEGETILLVEDETMVRTFTKRLLSMHGYIVVDLTNGVDALSFCKTHTGPVHLLLTDVIMPEMNGKQLFDELKKLIPDLKVLYMSGYSGDIISDQGILDSKTNFIYKPFSINALTHKIRDILDTYENPSVG from the coding sequence CGGACCGCTCATGGAAAAAGAAAATATCATGGGGGTTGTATTTGTTATAAAAAATATCGCCCGGACAAATGAATCACGGGTGACACATCGTAAGGGTTTGGGGTTTGAAACCCTTATTTCGACAATATCCTCTTTGTTTATCAATGTTTCTTACAGCAGAATCGATGAGGCGATTGTTTCTGCGCTCGGCGATGTCGCACAATTTGTCGATGTCTCCTGCGTGGCCGTTTTTATTTTTGAACCGAAGGGGAAGAAAATGATGACGACCCATGAGTGGTGCAAGCATCCCGATGATTCAATTCTTGACATCCACAGGAAATTATCCTTCAATCATGCGTTTTATAAAAAATTGAGTCTATTTGAAACGATTTCGATCACAAAACCTGAAGATCTCAATGGGTACAGTAAAAAAGAATGGAAGAAAAAAGAGACTTTTCGCTCGATCCTTATCATTCCCATGGAATATAAGGGAAATCTTTACGGGGCGATCGGGTTTTGCAGCAGGCGTGGAGAACAGCGCGACTGGAACGGTGAATTGACGGTCCTGCTTGAATTTATTTCCGCCATCATCGTTAATGCACTGGAACGGAAAAAGTCTGAAGAGGCGACACAGAAAAAAACGGCACGACTTCAGGGCATTTTGAATGCGGCGAAACATGTCTCTTTTGTGATTACCGATACGCATCAGGATGAAACGGCGATTCGGGAATTCAGCCCCGGGGCAGAACATATTTTCGGATACAAGAAGGAAGAAGTTATCGGAAAGCCGGTTTCGATGCTCCACCTTCCGGAAGATACCGATGAATTGAATGAAGTTATCGAGCGAATAAAAAACGGTGAAATCGGTTTTATCGGTGAAAGTACGATGGTGAGAAAGAACGGTGAAAAATTTCCCGCTTTTTTTTCATCATACCCCATCGTCAGCGCCGACGGGGAAATCGACGCCCTGCTTCGCATTGCCATCGATATGACAAAGCAGAAAGAGACGGAACGGGCACTCATCCGGGCGGAACAGGAGAAAGCCCTGATATTGAGTAGTGTGTCCGAACATGTCACCTATCAGGATACATCATTAAAAATTATCTGGGCGAACAGAGCCGCATGTGAATCGGTCGGTTTGACTCATGATAAGATCGAAGGAAGACAATGCTTTGAAATATGGCACGGGAGGGACATACCCTGTGTCAATTGTCCCGTCATGAAGGCGATTGCAGCCGGGACTCCCGCGGAGGGAGAAATGACGACACCCGACGGCCGTATTTGGCTCGTGAAGGGATATCCGGTAAAATCGAAAAAGGGAGATCTTATGGGCGTCGTCGAGGTTACCCGTAATATAACTCCCTTGAAGCTGGCGGAGAAAAAATTAAGACTCACCATGTTTTCGATTGAGCACGCGGCAGTGGCGACACTCTGGATAGAGCCTGACGGGCGTCTGGGGTATGCGAACATCAATGCCTCATCACTGCTCGGCTATAGCCGCGATGAATTGCTTTCCCTTACGGTATTCGACATCGACCCGACAATGGATGAACAACAATGGAAGTATTACTGGAAAAAGATCAAGGAGAAAGGGTCGGGAAGACTTGAAACCCGCCACAGAAAAAAAGACGGGACACTGCTTTCTGTCGACGTGATCGCCAATTTTTTGGAGTTTGAGGGAGACGAATACGTCTTTATTTTCGTTCATGATATCACCGGCAGAAAAAAAGCGGCTGAAGAGAAAAAACAGCTCGAAGAACAGCTGATTCAGGCGGGAAAAATGGAAGCGATCGGCCGGCTTGCAGGCGGTATTGCACATGATTTCAACAACATTCTCACCGGAATGCAGGGGTACCTCCATTTTATCATGCAATCCCTCGACAATGATAATCCTATCCAGAAAGATATAGAAGAAATCAAGAAAGCGATAGAGCGGGCCGCTGGGCTGACGGGACAACTCCTTGCTTTCAGCAGAAAACAGGTGATCGCACCCAGGGTGCTGAATCTCAATCATATTGTCGATGAAGCGAAAAAAATGCTTGCCCGGATTATCGGTGAGGACATCATATTACATGTGAAACATGGGAAATCCCTGAAAAACATTAAATGCGATGCCCATCAAATCGACCAGATTCTTGTCAATCTTGCCATAAATGCCCGTCAGGCAATGGCGAACGGGGGTACGATATGCATCGAAACGCGGAATATCAGGCTGGATGAGGAGTTCTGCATTTCATCGCCTGAAATCAAACCGGGTAAGTATGTACTTCTTCGCTTTGCCGACACGGGTTGTGGCATGGACAAGGAAACGGAAAAACATATTTTTGAACCATTCTATACCACGCGTGAACAGGGGAAAGGGACCGGATTGGGACTTGCAACTGTCTATGGAATTGTCAAACAGCATCACGGACTTATCAAGGTGCATTCAGCAAAAGGCAGGGGAACGGTTTTCAGGATTTACTTTCCCGCCACCGATTATTCAATTCAGCAGGAAAATGAAAAAGAGGGATTTGCCGCGCATGATGCGAAAGAGGGGGAAACGATACTATTGGTGGAAGACGAAACAATGGTCAGGACATTTACCAAACGGCTTCTCTCCATGCACGGCTATATTGTCGTCGATCTGACAAACGGAGTCGACGCGCTTTCGTTCTGCAAGACACATACGGGACCCGTGCATCTTCTCCTTACCGATGTCATCATGCCCGAAATGAACGGCAAACAGCTTTTCGATGAATTGAAAAAACTGATTCCCGACCTCAAAGTCCTCTATATGTCCGGATATTCGGGAGACATAATTTCGGATCAGGGAATTCTGGACTCGAAGACCAATTTTATCTATAAGCCTTTTTCGATTAATGCACTCACCCATAAAATTCGTGATATTCTCGATACATATGAGAATCCGTCGGTGGGGTAG
- a CDS encoding NADH-quinone oxidoreductase subunit K, with amino-acid sequence MVFTLCFAVFVIGLYCALTKKNIIKIVIGLTLMEYSVNLFLVMLGYRKDGIAPIRTRGIIDFLERAVDPLPQALVLTSIVIGLGVTAMAIAICIRLYQRYGTFDIMEIRRLKG; translated from the coding sequence ATGGTTTTTACCCTTTGTTTTGCTGTTTTTGTTATAGGCCTCTATTGTGCGTTAACAAAGAAAAATATAATCAAGATCGTGATCGGACTCACCCTTATGGAATACAGCGTCAATCTCTTTCTTGTCATGCTCGGTTACAGAAAAGACGGGATAGCCCCGATCAGGACCCGGGGAATCATCGATTTTCTCGAAAGAGCCGTTGATCCGCTTCCCCAGGCCCTTGTCCTCACCTCAATCGTTATCGGTCTGGGCGTCACCGCCATGGCTATCGCGATTTGCATAAGGCTGTATCAGCGATACGGCACCTTTGACATCATGGAGATCAGGAGATTAAAAGGATGA
- the hypB gene encoding hydrogenase nickel incorporation protein HypB: protein MSSETVKVYRDLMGHNAEWAEKTRKLCAENGITLFNIIGSPGCGKTALLEKIIPIIREKHRCAVLEGDIETTNDADRLAALHIPVSQLLTSGICHLEAKLVHHALRDLPLRDIDYVIVENVGNLVCPAEFDIGEHAKIVVLSVTEGEDKPIKYPLVFRESKAIILTKTDLLPHVPFRLQDCMDYIKKVNFGSPVFHISALRGDGLTALVDWISGYPGIHTQTKTD, encoded by the coding sequence ATGAGTAGCGAAACAGTCAAAGTCTATCGTGACCTTATGGGTCACAATGCCGAATGGGCGGAGAAGACAAGAAAACTCTGTGCCGAAAACGGAATTACCCTTTTCAATATCATCGGTTCTCCCGGCTGCGGAAAGACCGCCCTCCTCGAGAAAATCATACCGATCATCCGGGAAAAACATCGGTGTGCCGTCCTCGAAGGCGATATCGAAACAACCAATGATGCCGACCGGCTTGCCGCCCTTCATATTCCCGTCAGCCAGCTTCTTACTTCCGGCATCTGTCATCTCGAAGCGAAACTGGTACACCATGCACTTCGCGACCTTCCGCTTCGCGATATCGATTATGTTATCGTTGAAAATGTCGGAAACCTGGTCTGTCCCGCAGAATTCGACATCGGTGAACATGCAAAAATCGTCGTTTTGAGTGTCACCGAAGGCGAGGATAAACCCATAAAATACCCCCTTGTTTTCAGGGAATCCAAAGCGATTATTTTGACAAAAACAGACCTGCTTCCCCACGTGCCCTTTCGTCTGCAGGATTGTATGGACTATATCAAAAAGGTGAATTTCGGTTCTCCCGTTTTCCACATATCGGCGTTACGGGGAGACGGATTGACGGCCCTCGTCGACTGGATCTCCGGTTATCCCGGGATTCATACACAAACGAAGACCGATTAA
- a CDS encoding DUF4040 domain-containing protein — MGLIELFILVIMIFIVCGALIAVETKNLLSAVISLGVVGFGLSIAFLFLGAPDLAIIQIPVEVILLILLIRATIGRDVKTTADHISWPALIGIVCVMIGFIVFAWFAFNNLNEFGKPVFDTVARSASKTYIENGGAETGAMNIVSSVILDYRAYDTLGEATVLFTAIIGALAILRGRAKRKEEEKK; from the coding sequence ATGGGACTTATCGAATTATTTATACTTGTCATTATGATATTCATCGTTTGCGGTGCGTTGATCGCCGTGGAAACGAAAAACCTTCTGTCCGCCGTGATTTCGCTGGGTGTGGTGGGGTTCGGACTTTCGATCGCGTTTCTTTTTCTCGGCGCCCCGGACCTGGCGATTATCCAGATTCCGGTCGAAGTCATCCTCCTCATCCTCCTCATCCGTGCAACAATCGGCCGGGATGTAAAGACGACTGCGGATCATATCAGCTGGCCGGCTCTGATCGGTATTGTCTGCGTGATGATCGGTTTTATTGTTTTCGCATGGTTCGCGTTCAATAATCTGAATGAGTTCGGCAAGCCGGTATTCGATACCGTCGCGCGCTCGGCTTCAAAGACATATATCGAAAACGGAGGTGCGGAAACCGGCGCCATGAATATTGTCAGTTCGGTAATCCTCGATTATCGGGCCTATGACACGCTCGGTGAGGCGACGGTCCTGTTTACCGCGATTATCGGGGCCCTTGCCATATTGCGGGGGCGGGCAAAAAGAAAAGAGGAAGAAAAAAAATGA
- a CDS encoding hydrogenase maturation nickel metallochaperone HypA, which yields MHEFSLCGNLVEAVVSEYEKLSPRPKRLIAAHIVVGGLHQIVPESLETAFEVLTKDTVAESSRLIIDVVPIVCRCNACGKQAEITYPVFLCGHCGAPDLETITGNEMYLEKLEVEYNNE from the coding sequence ATGCACGAATTCTCGTTATGCGGTAATCTTGTCGAGGCGGTGGTTTCCGAATACGAAAAGCTTTCCCCGCGGCCCAAACGCCTGATTGCCGCCCATATTGTCGTCGGCGGACTTCATCAGATCGTTCCCGAATCCCTTGAAACCGCCTTTGAGGTACTGACGAAAGACACCGTCGCCGAGTCCTCACGCCTGATCATCGATGTAGTCCCGATCGTCTGCCGGTGCAATGCATGCGGGAAGCAGGCTGAAATCACATATCCCGTTTTTCTCTGCGGGCACTGCGGTGCTCCGGACCTCGAAACGATAACGGGAAACGAAATGTATCTGGAAAAGCTGGAGGTCGAATACAATAATGAGTAG
- a CDS encoding NADH-quinone oxidoreductase subunit H: MDVMNVLRNIFLFLIFPGFFFTAIIGLVSTWVDRKVTALVQWRKGPPFLQPFYDVVKLLGKETILPKNGNSFVFLAAPVLGIVCVSIVSSILWTSNIYGTSFVGDLIVVIYLITVPSIALIIGGSASGNPLASHGAGREMKLILAYELPFLLCIAVVVLKADGSIRIADLMRTPLTGSVSGVIAFIVGILVVQAKLGFVPFDIAEAETEIIAGPYIEYSGPPLSLFKMTQAMMLFTLPVLLVTLFLGGFSFIGLEILWSILKFILILVVIIVIKNTNPRIRIDQAMNFFWFGCGIISLIALGLAIAGKIYQIPWL; encoded by the coding sequence ATGGATGTGATGAATGTATTGAGGAATATATTTCTTTTTTTGATCTTCCCCGGTTTTTTCTTTACCGCAATTATCGGGCTTGTTTCAACGTGGGTGGATCGTAAAGTGACGGCACTGGTTCAGTGGAGGAAAGGGCCTCCGTTTTTACAACCATTCTATGATGTCGTTAAACTCCTTGGCAAGGAGACCATTCTTCCGAAAAACGGCAACAGCTTTGTTTTCCTCGCGGCACCGGTTTTAGGTATTGTGTGTGTTTCAATCGTTTCTTCGATTCTCTGGACCTCAAATATTTATGGAACATCGTTCGTCGGTGACCTGATCGTCGTTATCTACCTGATCACTGTACCGTCGATCGCACTCATCATCGGCGGTTCGGCCTCGGGTAATCCACTTGCTTCACACGGGGCAGGAAGGGAAATGAAGCTGATACTCGCATATGAACTCCCATTTCTGCTTTGCATCGCCGTTGTCGTCCTTAAAGCGGACGGAAGCATACGGATTGCCGATTTAATGCGAACACCCCTTACGGGAAGCGTTTCCGGCGTTATCGCTTTTATTGTCGGGATTCTTGTCGTTCAGGCAAAACTGGGATTCGTTCCCTTTGATATTGCAGAGGCGGAAACTGAAATTATCGCCGGTCCCTATATCGAATATTCCGGTCCGCCGCTTTCGCTTTTTAAGATGACACAGGCCATGATGCTTTTCACGCTTCCGGTGCTGCTTGTCACGTTGTTTCTCGGCGGTTTCAGTTTTATCGGACTGGAAATACTATGGTCGATTTTAAAATTTATCCTTATTCTCGTCGTCATTATCGTGATTAAAAATACGAATCCGCGAATACGTATCGATCAGGCGATGAATTTTTTCTGGTTCGGATGCGGGATCATATCACTGATCGCGCTTGGCCTTGCGATCGCGGGGAAAATATATCAGATACCATGGTTGTAG
- a CDS encoding NADH dehydrogenase has product MDLVLLLLLLVFAPIGVGVLLFLLPGKIRFLREIVSFIVTAAAFAVTFPLFFQKNLSYILTLVSLESFDFSLRFTLNPFNSFLLIFLTGFGLLVAIYSFSYMAGKERRKEYYSFLLVTVGAGCGILVSDHFLFFLIFWEVVSISLYFLVSTGTDVSREGATKTMVMIGASDACLFAGIGVIWYITKTFTMSDITVLLNTPLSYLAFFLVLTGALTKAGSMPLHTWIPSASKGSPASVMALLPASIDKLLGIYLLLLITQKLFEITFIVPLQIMLMSIGAVTIIVAVMLALVQHELPKLLSYHAISQVGYMVLGIGTMTPIGIAGGIFHMLNNSLYKSSLFLCGGAVEKKTGTNDLGELGGLAKVMPVTFACSIIAALSISGVPPLNGFASKWMLYQGVIASPAGRFSYIFLMIAMFGSGLTLASFIKVIYSIFLGRKSKVTETVKKEINAGMLIPSVVLSIFCIVFGVVYFLPVNQFITPSLETLGVGSLSQTGFWDAPVATGFLLLGILVGILIYAVGRAKKHSRTVETYYGGEILSNEEIRVPGTDFYNTIRNMKGLKSLYNVQEKGWFDPYELFGKVGDGITFVLKKLHNGKLPFYLSWTVVGLVVLIVTLILTYFMG; this is encoded by the coding sequence ATGGACCTGGTATTACTGCTATTGTTACTTGTTTTTGCACCGATCGGCGTCGGCGTACTGTTATTTCTGTTGCCCGGCAAAATAAGGTTTTTGAGAGAAATCGTTTCGTTCATTGTTACGGCGGCAGCTTTTGCGGTAACATTTCCCCTCTTTTTTCAGAAAAATCTCTCGTATATACTTACGCTTGTTTCACTTGAATCATTCGATTTCAGTCTGAGATTTACCCTGAATCCTTTCAATTCGTTTCTGCTTATTTTCCTTACGGGTTTCGGGTTGCTCGTCGCCATATATTCATTTTCATATATGGCGGGAAAAGAGCGCCGTAAGGAATATTATTCCTTTCTTCTTGTCACCGTGGGTGCGGGTTGCGGAATTCTCGTATCGGATCACTTTCTGTTTTTTCTCATATTCTGGGAAGTCGTTTCAATCTCGCTGTATTTCCTCGTTTCGACCGGAACAGACGTATCGCGCGAGGGGGCGACAAAGACAATGGTCATGATCGGCGCTTCAGATGCCTGCCTTTTCGCCGGGATCGGCGTTATCTGGTATATCACCAAAACATTTACCATGAGTGACATCACCGTTCTCCTCAACACCCCGTTGAGCTATCTCGCGTTTTTTCTCGTGCTTACGGGCGCATTGACAAAAGCGGGGTCGATGCCCCTTCACACATGGATTCCATCCGCAAGCAAAGGAAGTCCTGCATCGGTAATGGCGCTTCTTCCCGCATCAATTGACAAACTTCTCGGTATTTATCTGCTTCTCTTGATCACACAAAAGCTGTTTGAAATTACCTTTATCGTTCCCCTCCAGATCATGCTGATGTCGATCGGGGCGGTTACCATTATTGTGGCCGTTATGCTCGCCCTCGTTCAGCACGAACTTCCGAAACTCCTTTCCTATCATGCGATCAGTCAGGTCGGATATATGGTTTTAGGCATCGGCACAATGACCCCGATAGGAATCGCGGGCGGTATCTTCCATATGCTCAACAATTCGCTTTACAAAAGTTCCCTTTTTCTCTGCGGCGGCGCTGTTGAAAAGAAAACCGGAACTAACGATCTCGGTGAGCTGGGCGGACTTGCAAAGGTGATGCCGGTGACGTTTGCCTGCTCTATTATCGCCGCGCTTTCAATTTCCGGGGTACCGCCGCTTAATGGATTCGCATCGAAATGGATGCTTTACCAGGGTGTCATCGCCTCGCCGGCAGGCCGGTTCTCATATATATTCCTGATGATTGCGATGTTCGGGAGCGGTCTCACCCTCGCTTCATTTATCAAAGTGATTTATTCGATATTTTTAGGAAGAAAATCAAAAGTGACCGAAACGGTGAAAAAGGAAATAAACGCAGGTATGTTGATTCCCTCCGTGGTCCTTTCGATTTTCTGTATTGTCTTTGGCGTCGTCTATTTTCTTCCCGTGAATCAATTTATCACCCCGTCCCTGGAAACCCTCGGTGTCGGTTCACTTTCACAGACGGGATTCTGGGACGCGCCGGTCGCAACGGGATTTCTCCTGCTGGGTATTCTTGTCGGTATTCTCATTTACGCGGTGGGGAGGGCAAAGAAACATTCCCGGACCGTAGAGACCTATTACGGCGGAGAGATACTGTCCAATGAAGAAATCAGGGTACCCGGTACAGATTTTTATAATACGATCAGGAATATGAAGGGGCTGAAATCACTTTATAACGTGCAGGAAAAAGGGTGGTTCGATCCCTACGAATTATTCGGAAAAGTGGGTGACGGGATCACATTTGTATTGAAAAAACTGCACAACGGGAAATTGCCCTTTTATCTGTCATGGACGGTTGTGGGATTAGTTGTTTTGATTGTCACCTTGATTTTGACGTATTTTATGGGATAA